One Nocardia iowensis DNA window includes the following coding sequences:
- a CDS encoding MMPL family transporter has product MHSGLLRWGRFVYRHRFLVLGVFALAVLASGFYGRGLVDRLTQEGWFDESSESVAASKIADATFGRDTDSDLILLYTASAGTTVDDPAVRSAVTGALSGLLARYPDRILKIDSYWDSPFAANATDASRAHAFASVGLRGEGTATVENYSAIKDELGAGRDGGGPGGTTVQLAGLQPVLAGLNTGMQNDIHRAELIALPLVAILLYFVFGGVIGALLPVVIGGMTIMGTAGIMRVLTGVIDVNVFASTVMTLVSLGLAIDYGLFTVTRFREELAAGRSVEEATARTVATAGRTVLFSAAIIAVSLGALFIFPNGVLRSVPYGGISSVLLAALLSVTALPAALSIAGRRIDFLGWKRFSRSKTEAQIDAGFFSRLAQWAMRRPWAVAVPIVLALLALSIPFRNIEFGGISEKYLGADNPARVAQERFDELFPSFRTEPLKLVVLGADPQQLSDIRYAASQIPGLTGRFEPSVPTKDGINVLQAGLADKQDADRVISALRAIPEPSGVEVMVAGVPALERDSINGLLRGLPLLVALLAAAALALMYAAFRSIVLAVKAVVMSALSLVSTLGVLTWVFVEGHGSGVFHFTPGPLMFAVLALIVTVVFGLSTDYEVFLLSRVAEARAGGADPPEAIRYGIAHTGGVITSAAAILIVVTGAFGFSDLVLMKYIAYGMIAALILDATVIRMLLTPAVLKLIWR; this is encoded by the coding sequence TTGCACTCCGGTCTGCTGCGGTGGGGCAGGTTCGTCTATCGCCATCGCTTTCTCGTGCTCGGCGTGTTCGCGCTGGCGGTGCTGGCGTCCGGCTTCTACGGTCGCGGACTGGTTGACCGGCTGACGCAGGAGGGTTGGTTCGACGAGTCCAGCGAGTCGGTGGCGGCGTCCAAGATCGCCGACGCGACCTTCGGGCGCGACACCGACAGCGATCTGATCCTGCTCTACACGGCGTCGGCGGGGACGACGGTCGATGATCCGGCCGTGCGGTCCGCGGTGACCGGTGCGCTGAGCGGGCTGCTCGCGCGGTATCCGGACCGGATTCTGAAGATCGACAGCTACTGGGACAGTCCGTTCGCGGCGAACGCCACCGATGCCTCGCGCGCGCACGCGTTCGCCAGCGTCGGGCTGCGGGGTGAGGGTACGGCCACCGTCGAGAACTATTCGGCGATCAAGGACGAGTTGGGTGCCGGGCGCGACGGTGGTGGACCGGGCGGCACTACGGTCCAGCTGGCCGGGTTGCAGCCGGTGCTGGCCGGTCTCAATACCGGTATGCAGAACGACATCCATCGGGCCGAGTTGATCGCACTGCCGTTGGTGGCGATTCTGCTGTATTTCGTGTTCGGCGGGGTGATCGGGGCACTGCTTCCGGTGGTGATCGGCGGGATGACGATCATGGGGACCGCGGGGATCATGCGGGTGCTCACCGGAGTCATCGATGTGAACGTATTCGCCAGCACCGTCATGACTTTGGTCAGTCTCGGGTTGGCCATCGACTATGGACTGTTCACCGTCACGCGGTTCCGTGAGGAACTTGCCGCGGGGCGCAGCGTGGAGGAGGCGACCGCGCGTACCGTCGCGACCGCGGGGCGCACCGTGCTGTTCTCGGCGGCGATCATCGCGGTCAGTCTCGGCGCGCTGTTCATCTTCCCGAACGGGGTGTTGCGGTCGGTGCCCTACGGCGGCATCAGTTCGGTGCTGCTCGCCGCGCTGCTCTCGGTGACGGCGCTGCCCGCCGCGCTGAGCATCGCGGGGCGGCGGATCGACTTCTTGGGCTGGAAACGGTTCTCCCGCAGCAAGACCGAGGCGCAGATCGATGCCGGGTTCTTCTCACGCCTCGCGCAGTGGGCGATGCGGCGCCCGTGGGCGGTGGCGGTGCCGATCGTGCTCGCGCTGCTGGCGTTGAGCATTCCGTTCCGCAACATCGAATTCGGCGGGATCAGCGAGAAGTATCTGGGTGCCGACAACCCGGCCAGGGTGGCGCAGGAACGGTTCGACGAGCTGTTCCCGAGTTTCCGCACCGAGCCGTTGAAACTTGTTGTGCTGGGCGCTGATCCGCAACAGCTCAGCGATATTCGGTACGCGGCTAGCCAAATCCCCGGGCTCACCGGACGATTCGAGCCGTCGGTGCCGACCAAGGACGGCATCAATGTGTTGCAGGCTGGGTTGGCGGACAAGCAGGATGCCGATCGCGTGATCTCGGCGTTGCGGGCGATTCCGGAACCCTCCGGGGTAGAAGTCATGGTGGCCGGGGTGCCCGCGCTGGAACGCGACAGCATCAACGGGTTGTTGCGTGGGCTGCCGTTGCTGGTGGCTCTTCTCGCGGCGGCGGCGCTGGCACTGATGTACGCGGCGTTCCGGTCGATCGTGTTGGCGGTCAAGGCAGTGGTGATGAGTGCGTTGAGTTTGGTGTCGACGCTGGGTGTGCTCACCTGGGTGTTCGTCGAAGGTCATGGATCGGGGGTATTCCATTTCACGCCTGGCCCATTGATGTTCGCGGTGCTGGCGCTGATCGTGACCGTCGTGTTCGGTCTATCCACCGACTACGAAGTGTTCCTGCTGTCCCGAGTAGCCGAGGCCCGCGCTGGCGGCGCCGACCCCCCCGAGGCGATCCGCTACGGCATCGCCCACACCGGAGGCGTAATCACCTCCGCCGCAGCAATTCTCATCGTCGTAACCGGCGCCTTCGGCTTCTCCGACCTGGTCCTGATGAAGTACATCGCCTACGGCATGATCGCTGCCCTGATCCTCGACGCCACCGTCATCCGCATGCTCCTGACTCCCGCCGTCCTGAAGCTCATCTGGCGCTGA
- a CDS encoding heme ABC transporter ATP-binding protein: MSGVRQGLGAVFARTHELPAEPEKGAVTLRARGVSVDRRGAHTAQRRVLEAVDFDVVAGEVVALVGPNGAGKSTLLAALAGELTPSEGAVELEGRALTHWSPLDMARRRAVLPQTHTVGFPFTAREVVAMGRAPWLRTERRELDDERIAAAMAAADVEHLAARSFPTLSGGERARVALARVLAQDTGTLLLDEPTAALDLGHQEAVLRLATSRAAAGSAVVVVLHDLGIAAAYADRVAVLESGRIAADGPPRQVLTTDLLTRVYQHPVEVLNHPLTGAQLVLPVRR, from the coding sequence GTGAGCGGGGTTCGGCAGGGGTTGGGCGCTGTGTTCGCGCGGACGCATGAATTGCCCGCGGAGCCGGAGAAGGGGGCGGTTACGTTGCGGGCGCGGGGGGTGAGTGTCGATCGGCGGGGGGCGCATACGGCGCAGCGGCGGGTGCTCGAGGCGGTGGACTTCGATGTTGTCGCGGGCGAAGTGGTTGCGCTGGTGGGGCCCAATGGGGCGGGCAAGTCCACGTTGCTTGCCGCGCTGGCCGGGGAGCTCACGCCGAGCGAGGGGGCGGTCGAACTGGAGGGGCGGGCGCTGACGCACTGGTCGCCGCTGGACATGGCACGGCGCCGTGCCGTGCTGCCCCAAACCCACACCGTCGGTTTCCCGTTCACGGCCCGTGAGGTCGTGGCGATGGGCCGCGCCCCCTGGCTGCGTACCGAGCGCCGCGAACTCGACGACGAACGCATCGCCGCCGCCATGGCCGCCGCCGACGTGGAACACCTTGCCGCCCGGTCCTTTCCGACGCTCTCCGGCGGTGAACGCGCCCGCGTCGCCCTCGCCCGGGTCCTCGCCCAGGACACCGGCACCCTGCTCCTCGACGAGCCCACCGCCGCCCTCGACCTCGGCCACCAGGAAGCCGTCCTTCGCCTCGCCACCAGCCGCGCGGCAGCCGGCTCCGCCGTCGTCGTCGTCCTGCACGACCTCGGCATCGCCGCCGCCTACGCCGACCGCGTCGCCGTCCTCGAATCCGGCCGCATCGCCGCCGACGGTCCACCCCGCCAGGTCCTCACCACCGACCTCCTGACCCGCGTCTACCAACACCCCGTCGAAGTCCTGAACCATCCCCTGACCGGCGCCCAACTGGTCCTCCCCGTCCGCCGCTAA